The following proteins come from a genomic window of Brienomyrus brachyistius isolate T26 unplaced genomic scaffold, BBRACH_0.4 scaffold69, whole genome shotgun sequence:
- the LOC125725675 gene encoding uncharacterized protein LOC125725675: MTRNKRIAKAVSWSNDRYWATWDKWMEVIDWEDEEELCSPAESPSDQADRSIVSHTRKPIAKAVSWTDDVYWAAWDKWDEIICWGEEGECSPATPPINQPGRDKGLDMHGLEVFLLNERTVSIKPADDHQDRLKIGAVVVDLCQFELDGVNDKFEIVEIQIGEVKLEETAERGFNSEFELEILDVEIEVVDSEFQLNALNWEIAGTKVDKLLVEHLNINNLEAGSVKVSTSNGNVVYVNGM; this comes from the exons atgacgag aaacaaacgaattgcaaaagctgtcagctggagcaacgatcgatactgggcaacttgggacaagtggatggaagtgattgactgggaagatgaggaagagctgtgctccccagcagaatcaccctctgaccaggctgaccgttccatcgtgtcacacacccgaaagccaattgccaaggcagttagctggacggatgatgtgtattgggcagcctgggacaagtgggatgagatcatctgctggggtgaagaaggagagtgctccccagcaactccacccatcaaccagcctgggagggataaggggttagacatgcatgggttagaggtttttctgttaaatgaaaggacagtctccataaagcctgcagatgaccaccaagacaggctgaaaataggagccgtagtggtcgacctctgccagtttgagctagatggtgtaaatgataaatttgaaattgtcgaaatacaaattggagaggtcaaattggaggagactgcagagaggggttttaattcagaatttgaattggaaattttggatgtggagatagaggttgtagacagtgaattccagctgaatgctcttaattgggaaattgctggaactaaagtggacaaattattagtggaacacctgaacataaataatctagaagcaggcagtgtgaaggtgtccacatcaaatgggaatgtggtatatgtcaatggtatgtga